A portion of the Myxococcaceae bacterium JPH2 genome contains these proteins:
- a CDS encoding sigma-70 family RNA polymerase sigma factor: protein MGRDASWTFPRRDFTFGVHTAGGGTPSLDRRESRETKNGPAAPPIDRHRFEAFARARRQGLLRMAVRLCTGGGIDAEDLVQETLERAYRHFDRLEGEPAGAVAVWLSTTLSNRFLDHCRRRRTEALGQPALRVVQLTETASEPTPHEQWERVSREDFERAIESLPEPQRTAYRLHASGMRYRAISRQLEGVPEGTVGRWLTEARQSLRLHLSAEDGSTP, encoded by the coding sequence ATGGGCCGTGACGCATCCTGGACTTTCCCGCGAAGAGACTTCACGTTCGGCGTTCATACGGCCGGAGGGGGCACTCCAAGCTTGGACCGACGTGAAAGCAGGGAGACGAAGAACGGGCCTGCCGCCCCGCCAATCGACCGTCATCGGTTCGAGGCGTTCGCGCGTGCGCGGCGGCAGGGCTTGCTGCGCATGGCCGTGCGGTTGTGCACGGGCGGCGGCATCGACGCGGAGGACCTGGTGCAGGAGACGCTGGAGCGCGCCTATCGGCATTTCGACCGGCTGGAGGGAGAACCCGCCGGCGCGGTCGCCGTCTGGCTGAGCACCACCCTGAGCAACCGCTTCCTGGATCACTGCCGTCGCCGGCGCACCGAGGCGCTGGGCCAGCCCGCCCTGCGCGTGGTGCAGCTCACCGAGACCGCCTCCGAGCCCACGCCCCACGAGCAGTGGGAGCGCGTCTCCCGCGAAGACTTCGAGCGCGCCATCGAGTCGCTCCCCGAGCCCCAACGCACCGCCTACCGCCTGCACGCCTCGGGCATGCGCTACCGCGCCATCTCCCGGCAGTTGGAGGGGGTCCCGGAAGGCACCGTGGGGCGCTGGCTGACCGAGGCGCGCCAGTCCCTTCGCCTCCACTTGTCCGCCGAGGACGGGTCCACGCCATGA
- a CDS encoding cytochrome P450: protein MSIPSAPDFQQRFQPPHLEDPYPLYERLRHEAPIHFSEALNLWVVSRHEDVRAVLGNPGDFLSANAFASPVPPPPEVLEVLAQGYPRLPSLVDADAPYHTRMRAIVSRALAPQRVGALEPRIRELATRMADDFVPLGRAEVVSRFNFPLPARVIGLLLGMPDADLERFRVWTEDMSLLSGGNLPVARQVECARSLVAFQHYMAALIHERRQSPRDDLTSALVATRPEEGPPLEDAELINLVMGLHFGGHETTTNLLGNMQVMLLREPERWKALRDEPTLLPRAVEEAVRLDTPLQGMMRTTRRAVSLGDAELPEGARVLVLFGSANRDAGTFQAPDRFQIRRPDTGRHLGFGAGIHYCLGAQLARLEVRVAMEVLLARMDNPRLQADKPIVYLPNFLHRGPKQLYLEWEPR, encoded by the coding sequence CCCATCCACTTCAGCGAGGCGCTGAACCTGTGGGTCGTCTCGCGTCACGAGGACGTGCGCGCGGTGCTGGGCAATCCGGGGGACTTCCTGTCCGCCAACGCGTTCGCCAGCCCCGTGCCGCCGCCGCCCGAAGTCCTGGAGGTGCTGGCCCAGGGATATCCCCGCCTGCCCTCGCTGGTGGACGCGGACGCGCCGTACCACACGCGCATGCGCGCCATCGTGTCGCGCGCCCTGGCGCCGCAGCGGGTGGGCGCACTCGAGCCGCGGATCCGCGAGCTGGCCACGCGCATGGCGGACGACTTCGTCCCCTTGGGGCGCGCGGAGGTGGTGTCGCGCTTCAACTTCCCGCTGCCGGCGCGGGTCATCGGCCTGCTGCTCGGCATGCCGGACGCGGACCTGGAGCGCTTCCGCGTGTGGACCGAGGACATGTCGCTGTTGTCCGGCGGCAACCTGCCGGTGGCGCGGCAGGTGGAGTGCGCGCGCAGCCTCGTCGCCTTCCAGCACTACATGGCCGCCCTCATCCACGAGCGCCGCCAGTCCCCTCGCGACGACCTGACGAGCGCGCTCGTCGCCACGCGTCCCGAGGAGGGCCCACCCCTGGAGGACGCGGAGCTCATCAACCTGGTGATGGGCCTGCACTTCGGCGGGCACGAGACGACCACCAACCTGCTGGGCAACATGCAGGTGATGCTGCTGCGCGAGCCCGAGCGCTGGAAGGCGCTGCGCGACGAGCCCACCCTGCTGCCGCGCGCGGTGGAGGAGGCGGTGCGCCTGGACACACCACTCCAAGGGATGATGCGCACCACGCGGCGCGCGGTGTCGCTGGGCGACGCCGAATTGCCCGAGGGCGCGCGCGTGCTGGTGTTGTTCGGCTCGGCCAACCGGGACGCGGGCACCTTCCAGGCGCCGGACCGGTTCCAGATTCGCCGACCGGACACCGGCCGACACCTGGGCTTTGGCGCGGGCATCCACTACTGCCTGGGCGCGCAACTCGCCCGCCTGGAGGTGCGCGTGGCCATGGAAGTGCTGCTGGCGCGGATGGACAACCCGCGCCTCCAGGCGGACAAGCCCATCGTCTACCTGCCCAACTTCCTGCACCGGGGCCCCAAGCAGCTCTACCTGGAGTGGGAGCCCCGCTGA
- a CDS encoding thioredoxin domain-containing protein, which yields MNRRLMLSLSAVLLFPLSSLASSEADAPAHACDKARSEEADARPAPRAATPRSDAPSVGPVSARVTVEVWSDFECPYCARGATTLSALRAKYGDRVRFVFRNLPLPGHAHAKLAAAAAMAANEQGKFWEFHDGLFAQQDALDRAGLESLARKLGLDVARFRTALDKRSWDSYVEADAVEARSRGVLGTPTFFVNGQPVTGAQPIENFAQLIDAELSR from the coding sequence ATGAACCGTCGGCTCATGCTGTCGTTGTCTGCTGTCCTGCTGTTCCCCCTGTCCTCGCTCGCCAGCTCCGAGGCGGACGCGCCCGCTCACGCGTGTGACAAGGCTCGGAGCGAGGAGGCCGACGCGCGCCCCGCGCCCCGCGCCGCCACGCCTCGCTCCGACGCTCCGTCGGTGGGGCCCGTCTCCGCGCGCGTGACGGTGGAGGTGTGGTCCGACTTCGAGTGCCCGTACTGCGCTCGCGGCGCGACGACCCTGAGCGCCCTGCGCGCGAAGTACGGAGACCGGGTGCGCTTCGTCTTCCGGAACCTGCCGCTGCCGGGACACGCGCACGCCAAGCTGGCCGCCGCCGCCGCGATGGCCGCGAACGAGCAGGGGAAGTTCTGGGAGTTCCACGACGGCCTCTTCGCCCAGCAGGACGCGCTGGACCGCGCGGGGCTGGAGTCTTTGGCCCGCAAGCTGGGGCTGGACGTGGCGCGCTTCCGCACCGCGCTCGACAAGCGCTCGTGGGACTCCTACGTGGAGGCGGACGCGGTGGAGGCCCGTTCGCGCGGCGTCCTCGGCACGCCCACCTTCTTCGTCAACGGCCAGCCCGTGACGGGCGCGCAGCCCATCGAGAACTTCGCGCAGCTCATCGACGCGGAGCTCTCACGCTGA
- a CDS encoding alanyl-tRNA editing protein, with protein MLPTERLYFSDPFLLHFRARVLAHAQFQGAPSVVLDQTAFYPEAGGQMADHGVLGGLPVRDVQVDDAGVVHHLLTLEASAALPAVGTELSGDVDRARRRVHMALHTGQHMLSRALMDVAGAATVSSRLGETLCTLDTDQDALDERRVAEAEALVNAVIDDDVRIRAFFPTPEELAALPLRRAPKVSASIRVIQIGDFDVSPCGGTHCTGSAQVGLVRVLGVERYKGKGRVLFSAGPRARRELWEEAGALRSLGRAFTCGPGEVPTVVDKLQRDLTTAREALGAARARAAEHIARELAEQMARSEDARVVAVLDAAGPEELRAVAARLVTHPKAVVLLAGRTPEGMPVLVARGPQSTFACGAFLKRAAEAAGGRGGGRPEHAEGRLPLATDWPALVTRLSE; from the coding sequence ATGCTCCCCACCGAGCGCCTCTACTTCTCTGATCCGTTCCTCCTCCACTTCCGCGCCCGCGTGCTCGCCCACGCCCAATTCCAGGGCGCGCCCTCCGTCGTGCTCGACCAGACCGCCTTCTATCCGGAGGCGGGCGGCCAGATGGCGGACCACGGCGTGCTCGGCGGCCTGCCCGTGCGCGACGTCCAGGTGGACGACGCGGGCGTGGTGCACCACCTGCTGACCCTGGAGGCCAGCGCGGCCCTGCCCGCCGTGGGCACCGAGTTGAGCGGCGACGTGGACCGCGCCCGGCGCCGCGTGCACATGGCGCTGCACACCGGCCAGCACATGCTGTCGCGCGCGCTCATGGACGTGGCGGGCGCGGCCACCGTGTCCTCGCGACTGGGCGAGACCCTGTGCACCCTCGACACGGACCAGGACGCGCTCGATGAGCGGCGCGTGGCCGAGGCCGAGGCGCTCGTCAACGCGGTCATCGACGACGACGTGCGGATCCGCGCCTTCTTCCCCACCCCGGAGGAACTCGCCGCGCTGCCGCTGCGCCGGGCCCCCAAGGTGAGCGCCTCCATTCGCGTCATCCAGATTGGCGACTTCGACGTGTCCCCTTGCGGCGGGACCCATTGCACGGGCTCGGCGCAGGTGGGGCTGGTGCGCGTGCTGGGCGTGGAGCGCTACAAGGGCAAGGGCCGCGTCCTCTTCTCCGCGGGGCCTCGCGCGCGCCGCGAGCTGTGGGAGGAGGCCGGCGCCCTGCGGAGCCTGGGCCGCGCCTTCACCTGCGGCCCCGGCGAGGTGCCCACCGTCGTGGACAAGCTCCAGCGCGACCTCACCACGGCCCGAGAGGCCCTGGGCGCCGCCCGCGCACGCGCCGCCGAGCACATCGCCCGCGAGCTGGCGGAGCAGATGGCGCGCTCCGAGGATGCCCGCGTGGTCGCCGTGCTGGATGCCGCGGGCCCGGAGGAGCTGCGCGCCGTGGCCGCCCGCCTCGTCACCCACCCCAAGGCCGTGGTGCTCCTGGCGGGGCGCACACCCGAGGGGATGCCCGTCCTCGTGGCCCGAGGCCCCCAGTCCACCTTCGCCTGCGGGGCCTTCCTCAAGCGCGCCGCCGAGGCCGCCGGAGGCCGTGGCGGAGGACGCCCCGAGCACGCGGAGGGCCGCCTGCCCCTGGCCACGGACTGGCCCGCGCTCGTCACCAGACTCTCGGAGTGA